From one Trichoplusia ni isolate ovarian cell line Hi5 unplaced genomic scaffold, tn1 tig00003473, whole genome shotgun sequence genomic stretch:
- the LOC113507915 gene encoding WD repeat-containing protein 74-like: MLIAEDKEVDIFVASRIGSFKHIKYHTDTSKNSKKNIENLVNIKTLQKDECITRLEWGNADQTEILVGRKNQQIQIYNTLQGFTKSYTADFAPGHVVGLGRSKRKLLAAVSSGVVKVWSKKAEELVNVGKVDRMRVSPDEDTVFATGGEENDLKLWRIGEPSPTFVAKNLAHDWLQLRRPVWVSDLLLLSGEGGRLAAVCSRHGYVRLYDSRAQRRPVINVDFENMAATCIASSFDERQVLVGFGRGQLHQVDLRKGKPDKGYKGSAGAITDIAIVRDSRLVVSCSLDRQLRVHEYGSKELVYKQYLTSKLSCVLVQEASSTPLTRKDGEVKEEEDPEDVKVETDADDLDTLFENMEPVGEKPKKQKQQVPEEIDLPAKKIRPSSGGCTDADLADPDDAIKKLLRSTEKLKKKREQKKREKKAKSVFHNA, encoded by the exons atgttGATAGCAGAAGACAAAGAAGTCGACATTTTCGTCGCCAGTAGGATAGGTTCATTCAAAC ATATAAAATACCACACAGATACttctaaaaacagtaaaaagaaCATAGAAAACCTCGTAAATATAAAGACTCTGCAAAAAGATGAGTGTATTACCAGACTGGAGTGGGGTAATGCTGACCAGACAGAGATACTTGTTGGACGGAAGAATCAACAG ATTCAAATATACAACACACTGCAAGGCTTCACGAAGTCATACACAGCAGACTTTGCACCCGGCCACGTCGTAGGCCTGGGACGGAGTAAACGGAAGCTCCTAGCTGCTGTCTCCAGCGGAGTGGTGAAGGTGTGGAGTAAGAAGGCGGAGGAGCTCGTAAATGTGGGGAAGGTGGACAGGATGAGGGTCAGCCCTGATGAGGATACTGTGTTTGCTACTG GTGGTGAAGAAAACGACCTGAAACTGTGGCGCATAGGCGAGCCCTCCCCGACGTTCGTAGCCAAGAACCTGGCGCACGACTGGCTGCAGCTGCGACGCCCCGTGTGGGTGTCCGACCTGCTGCTGCTGTCCGGGGAGGGGGGCAGGCTGGCCGCCGTCTGCTCGCGACATGGATATGTTAG GTTATACGACAGTCGCGCTCAACGGAGACCGGTCATCAATGTGGACTTTGAAAACATGGCCGCCACATGCATCGCCAGCAGCTTCGACGAACG CCAAGTCCTGGTTGGCTTCGGTCGCGGCCAGCTGCACCAGGTGGACCTTCGTAAGGGCAAGCCCGACAAGGGCTACAAGGGTTCGGCGGGCGCCATCACAGACATAGCTATAGTGCGAGACAGCAGGCTGGTAGTCAGCTGCAGTTTGGACAGACAGCTGAGGGTGCACGAGTATGGGAGCAAGGAACTGGTTTATAAG caaTACTTAACTTCCAAGCTATCCTGCGTGCTAGTCCAGGAGGCCAGCTCCACTCCGCTCACACGTAAAGATGGCGAAGTCAAGGAGGAAGAGGATCCGGAAGATGTGAAGGTGGAAACGGATGCAGACGACCTGGACACGCTGTTCGAGAATATGGAGCCTGTTGG tgaaaaaCCCAAAAAGCAGAAACAGCAAGTCCCAGAAGAGATTGATCTCCCAGCTAAGAAGATACGGCCATCTTCTGGCGGCTGCACTGACGCGGACCTCGCGGACCCAGACGACGCCATCAAGAAGCTGCTCAGAAGTACAGAGAAGTTGAAGAAGAAGAGAGAACAGAAGAAGAGAGAGAAGAAAGCTAAGAGCGTGTTCCATAATGCTTGA